The genomic interval GCAGACCCCCATTTGACAAAACCCATTTTATGGCATTTAAGTAATCGtataggtttttttatttattattattattattattattatttataatcgtGGGTATCCGGGCCAACTTGCGTGCACCTCAACTAATTCCATGGCGTCCTGAAGTTAACAATCGGATAAACCTCTAGTGGCCCTAAGGAGATTCGAACTGGTGATCATTGAAGAGCAAACAAAGACTGAACCAGCTGAGCTACCCCTCAAGATTATCTAAGGTGAGACTTAGAAACATGACACGTcaaacatgtttgaaaaaaagtttaaattcttagaaaaaaattatcttataaattctaatataatacgtattttacaattaaaaaaatgttaacatttttctatatcatattaaactacgtaattttattttatgattcttCTTGACTCTTGTACATTATGCATAGATTTTCCCTTGAAATTGTTTTGGGCTGACTACAACCACACCACACGCACAGCAAGCGGCAAGTAATGTGCGGCAGAGGTTACAATTACAGGACTAGCATTTGTTTGCGATTGTATTGACCTTGCTTCCCCTCCTGTTCAGCGCACCCCAGCTCTGGAACTTTCGTGCGCTGCTTGGTTGGAAGTGGGTGGGCTTGCAACCCATGCAAACATCCTCGGTGTTCTTAGCTGCCAAGCCTTTCTCGGCTCCTGTTCGTGTGAGGTCTCTGTACTCACCGAGCACCGCAAAGGATCCGGGTTCGATGTCGGCGGCGGCTCCTAAGTGGGCTCAGAAGACCATAACGCTGCCTCCCCAGAGAAGAGGCTGTCATCTCATCACCCCCAAGGTACCCATAGCACCATTCGAATTCTTCCCCCGATTAATTGATCCTTTCGTATTGAATAATTCTCGATACGTTGCCAGGGCTTCATGTCGTCTCTTAGATGGGTCTGTCTGTTTCCTCGATAGTGGAAGTAAGTAGTAAACAGCCGCTCAAACCTACCCATCTCTACCAACCAATCTCTCTTTATgcgttttatttttctgatgtTGGGGACCGAATTTCTGCCTTATTCGAACATATTAGAGTTTGATATCACCGAACTTTTTACATATAATGTTCTGTGTTTCCTGCCCCTCGCAACCTCAAGATAACCGAAACAGCCTATCATCACCTGTCgtaaagttttattatttattagcaAAAGATAGAGattttcaaatcaaaacttGTCTTGAGTTCTACCCCATTTTCCGATACTTGACTGAGAAGTGGTGAAAAAATCACTACCTgttacaacttaaaaaaaatgcttgtcACAGCTTGCAGCCCAAATAAAACAGAAGTATCCGAAGGGAAACTTATACAGCATCACTGCATCACCCCCACCATCCTACTTGGAATGGATAATATGAACATTCCATTGTTTTGCTCCCCCTTCCAACTACTGTTAGTCTGTTTCCACCCTTTCACATGTAAAAGGAGTTCTAGTTTTGAGTCTACAAAGTATTCCCAATTCCTAATACGATAATCTTTATTACGTTAGCTTGGAACTTATGTATATATAGGTAAAAGGGTATATTTTATGTTACTGATTGTTTTCAAAATACCAGATAATGAAGGAAATCGCACAAGATCTGTCAGAATTCCAGTGTGGCCTTGCTCATCTCTTCCGTAAGTAATATAAGAtccatataataattttccctCCACGTTCGGTGTTAATTTAGTTGATTGgaattaatcttttattttaagcGTTTTAGTGCAGCATACAAGTGCTTCTCTTACTATCAATGAGAATTACGACTCTGATGTTCGAGATGATACAGAGACATTCCTCAACAGGATAGTTCCTGAGGTCTGTTTGTCTTGTTTAGTATTTCATGCAGCAACCAATGTAATCTAACATGACCTTATGTGGTTTTTGAACATCTATTTTCAGGGAAGGTCTGCACCTTGGAAACATACAATTGAAGGTTAGTAGCTTTCATATGTTTGAGttagagcttttttttttttaattccatgaATACTgtttcatttaatatataacattccCTGTACAAGAgtgttgattttgttgtttaatttCTTCAGGCCCAGATGATATGCCAGCCCATATCAAATCTTCAATGTTTGGCTGCACGCTGACGTGCGATGATCTCATGCTTGTTAAAACTGTTTATTTACTCTGATTTTGTGTTGTCCCCAACTCCCCGGTTTTTAATTAACTATGTCCATTCTTATTCAGGGTTCCAATTACAAATGGGCAGCTTAACATGGGAACCTGGCAGGTATATGACCCGAGAACACCTTTCAAATTCCTCTGAAAGTTATAAATGATGAAGAGAATTTTCATGTGGATGTTTCCCCCATGCTTTACATCTAACAAGATGTTTATGAAAATTAGTTGCTCTGGGACACACATGTTGGAATTTATAGCGATAAAGCCAAGGGAAAAGTAGAAaactaaattgaaaaatatcaatGAATCATAAGTGGGGGCAGTTCCAATCCTCTTATTGTTTGGTTTGTGATAAAGTTGGTCAGAAAAAATTGCTGTGACACACTGTATGTGCATGTTGTAGTCTTTTACAACCTAGTTGAGATCTTTTTGCTCTCTCCATAATGCTCGGTCAAAGATATAGACGAAAAAACTGAATATTTCCTTTATTACACATAAAGGATAGATGGTTCTGATGGTGTAAATGGCAAGGTTAGCCATTTTTCTGGACCTAGTTGCATAGGGCTTAACTTCATCAAGTGTAAGGATGCAATTCGCTTTTTAATCCATTGGTATGTCTAAAGCATCTATATGGTAAATAGATCTATAAGCAGTTCGACCTCTCCCTGCAATATTACCATATAAGACTCTGTTTCTTTCTGCTATTGTGCTTCAGGGGATATGGCTGTGTGAGCATCGTGACAACGCTACTCCACGCAATGTTGTGGTTACCCTCAATGGAATATAGGGGCTTGTATATGCAAAGGAttctgtttattttctttttctgtgtATGCAAAACAATATTGTACTTAATTTGTGTTTACTTTACAACGTCTGTCTGACGTGTGGGTAAGAGTTCAGACTATTCTGTGGTTGCGTTTAGAttgcttgttttttcaaaacatgaaaGAAGCATTCCGTGTCCCAcgggaatttgaaaaaacttttgacaAAATCAATCTAAGATTGACTTTCAACATAGAAATGAAGTACCATGTGTTGTTCCCCTGTTGAATCATTTGAGTTCAATTATTTTGCAAATCTTTTCAATGGTATCTGGTATTGTTGTTATATTTCTTACCTAGGATTGAGATACTTCTTTGTCTGCTTTACCCGTTTGGAGTTTCgttcgttataatttttttaatttttcaatcaaaatattataaataatttaattttttcaaatctcaaaacaataataatattaaaaaataatattttattaaactattatcatttcaatttttccttttaatttggTGGATAAggaaagaaagttaaaattttatgtgtCTCGCCTTTCTGGTTGAGCAAGTGTTGCTGGATATCTTGAAATAAGGGGA from Juglans microcarpa x Juglans regia isolate MS1-56 chromosome 4S, Jm3101_v1.0, whole genome shotgun sequence carries:
- the LOC121263305 gene encoding UPF0047 protein YjbQ-like; the encoded protein is MQTSSVFLAAKPFSAPVRVRSLYSPSTAKDPGSMSAAAPKWAQKTITLPPQRRGCHLITPKIMKEIAQDLSEFQCGLAHLFLQHTSASLTINENYDSDVRDDTETFLNRIVPEGRSAPWKHTIEGPDDMPAHIKSSMFGCTLTVPITNGQLNMGTWQGIWLCEHRDNATPRNVVVTLNGI